The sequence AAAAAGGCTTCACCCAGGGTCTAACACATTTGTGTAACAGGGCCCAAATGCATTACCCGACAGGGCGTTTCAGGCAGAGGGACCGGCCTTGCTATTGCCATCTTAAGTCTAATCTGATAAAAGCAGATATTTTATCAAAATAGAACACTATTCCGGACCCTTATGACAAAACAACAAAGCCGCACACAGATCCTGAAGAAGCGAAGCAAGAAAAAAGAAAAAAGCATATGGTTTTCCCTTTTCATGTGGCTGTTTATCCTATTATTCCTTGCTGTTATTGCCGGATGTGCAGCTATTGCCGCCGGTTTTTTCTATCTGAGCCAGGACCTTCCCCAAATCAATACGCTCAATGATTATCGCCCGGCAATTGTGACCAATGTCTTTTCCGATGACGGCAGAAAAATCGGCGAGTTTTACAAAGAGCGCAGAATCGTCATTCCCTTGTCCGACATGCCTGACAATTTGATCAATGCTTTTGTGGCGGCCGAAGACTCCCGGTTCCGGGAACATCCCGGCATTGATATAAAATCCATTATCCGGGCGTTTATAAAAAATTTTAAGGCCGGCACTATTGTCCAGGGCGGTTCCACCATCACCCAGCAGGTGACCAAATCGTTTCTGCTTACCCCGGAAAAAACGTATGAGCGCAAGCTTAAAGAGGTGATTCTGGCCTACAAAATTGAAAAAAAGCTTTCCAAAGATGACATTTTATTCCTTTATTTGAACCAGATCTATCTGGGGCACGGTGCCTACGGTGTTGAAGCGGCGTCTGAAAATTATTTCGGAAAACATGTCAAAGACCTGACCCTGGCTGAATGTGCCATGCTGGCAGGTCTTCCCCAGGCCCCCAGCCGCTACAGTCCATTTCATCATCCTGAACTGGCCAGGCAGCGCCAGGTTTATACCCTGAATCGCATGAAGGAAGAAGGCATGATCTCCAACCTGGAGGCCACCGAAGCCATGGGTGCCAAACTGGATATTAAACCTCGAAAAAACTGGTTCATCGAACGGGTTCCTTGTTACACGGAACATGTCAGACGGTATGTTGAAAAAAAATACGGCAAGGAGATGCTTTACACCCAGGGGTTGAGCATTCATACTGCAGTAAACATTGAACTGCAGAAAATAGCCCGGGCCGCAGTCAATAAAGGTCTGATAGAGTTAGATCAACGCTGCGGGTACCGCGGCCCTGTAAAAAATATACCAGCGCTTCAGGTGGAAGATTTCAGTCGCACCATTTCCGAAGAACTGAACGGCAGCCGACCGGTCAAGGGCGAAATATATAAAGGGGTTGTCCTGAAGGTGGACGACTACAACAAAGTTACCCATGTAAGGGTGGGCAATGTAACCGGCATCATACGGTTAGCTACCATGACATGGGCCAGAAAGCCAAACCCCAAAATATCCTACCAAAATGCCAGGATCAGAAAGCCCTCCCAGGCCTTAAAAAGCGGGGATGTCATCTACTTGAAAGTCCTTGAGGAGATGACTGGAGAAAGGGAATATGAATTTACCTTGTACCAGGAACCCATTGCCCAGTCTGCACTTTTGAGCATTGAAGCTGAAACCGGACATGTTAAAACCATGATCGGCGGAAGGGATTTCAAGGACTCCCAGTTCAACCGGGCGTTTCAGTCAAGACGCCAGCCCGGTTCGGCGTTCAAGCCCATCCTATACGCAGCGGCCCTTGACAAGGGCTATACCCCGGCGACTATTATCATTGACTCTCCTGTTGTGTTTGAGGACAAGCTGAATGACAGGGTGTGGAAACCCAGCAACTATGCACATAAATTCTACGGCCCCACGTTGTTTCGCCAGGCTTTGATCAAGTCCAGAAACATTGTCACCATCAAAATCCTCCAGGATATCGGCATAGATTATCTCATCGGTTATGCTAAAAAGCTTGGGATCACCTCCCCCTTCCCCCGGGATTTGTCAATATCCCTTGGGTCTTCAGGGGTTTCTTTGTTCGAATTGACCAAGGCCTATTCAGTATTTTCCAACCTGGGCTACCTTATTGAGCCGGTATTCATCACTGAAATTTATGATCGGGACAATACGCTTCTTGAATCTCCCAAACTGATCCGTAAAAAGGTCATTGATATGGGCACGGCTTATCTCATGACAAATCTGCTTGAAGGCGTGGTACAGACCGGTACCGGCCACAGGGTTAAGGCCCTGAACCGGCCTGCGGCGGGTAAAACAGGCACCACTAACGACCTGCACGATGCCTGGTTCATGGGATTTACCCCCAGGTACACCACCGGGGTATGGGTAGGGCTTGATCAGGGTGCCCCCCTCGGCAGGAAAGAAACAGGTTCCCGGGCCGCAAGCCCCATCTGGCTGGATTACATGAAGCACGCCCTGGAAGGTAAATCCGTTCGTGAATTCACAGTGCCCGAAGGTATCATCCGCGTTAAAATAGATGCTGAAACCGGTCTTCTGCCCATTGCCCAAAGCAAAAATACCATTTTTGAATCTTTTAAGGAAGGCACGGAACCGACGCAATATACCCCAAGACCGGATGAAGTTTTGAGCACAGAAGAGTTGTTCGAGGAAGGTTTTTAGAAAAAATATAATAACAATGATTCAAGACCCTAGTTTCGGACAATTTATTAATTTTGGCTTAGCTGCCCTGGTTGGTTTTGCTCTAGGCTTAGAGCGTGATATGGCCGGCTCTAAAAATCCCCATGCCGGCACACGTGATTTCATCCTGATTGCTTTAATCGGATCTGTTTCAGGCTATTTAAGCCAGTATTTTCAAAGTCCATGGATCATTGTGGGTGGATTTATGGGTGCATTGTCTTTTCTATTAAGCGGCTACTGGATTGATCGAAAACACGATACGGGTATCACAACAGAAGTTGCTATGATACTGACTTTTTTCCTGGGCGTATTGATCATTATAGGCTTTAAGGAAATGGCGATTGCCATCGCAATCATTATCCTGGTCATTCTGTCACAGAAAAAGGCAATACAATCTTTTACAGGCAAAATACAACGATATGAATTACAGGCTGCAATAAAATTTTTAGTCATAATCTTTATCATTCTTCCTGTTTTCCCGAACCAACCATTATCTGATTACATAAAAACCACATTTGGTACGGTTCAAACCTATGACGAGAGCAGCAAAAAGCTCTCTATACAGATGGATTATATACCATCACTTCAATCTGGAGATGTTGTAATTCTGTATGACAGCTCTGGAGAGCAACTCGGACCTTATACGGTGGAAACCCGCAAGAAGAAAGTTGTGCATGGTATATTAAAAAAAAATGTTGAAACGCCACCGGTTAAAGGGGATGTGCTTGAAAAAACCATAGATATCATCTGGATCTACAATATCCTTAAAGCCCTAAATCCCTATAAGATATGGTTAATTGTTATCCTGGTGTCATTTATTAGTTTAGTGGGGTATGTCGCCGTCAAGATACTTGGACCTGGTGCGGGTATTGGCCTTACAGGATTCATTGGAGGATTGGCTTCCTCAACAGTCACAACGGTTTCTTTTGCAAAAAGAAGCTTAGAGTCTCCGGCGTTTAACAGGAGTTTTGCTGTCGCTATTCTGCTTGCATCCGCAATAATGTTTCCAAGATTGCTGCTCGAAATTGCGATTGTGAATCAAGATATGCTCAAAAATATAACTCCGCCTATATTAATAATGGGAATGACGGGAATAATCCTGGCACTTTATTTTTCATTGAAAAATAATAAGGAAAATCCAGAGCACATGACATCAATGCAGTTGGAGAATCCCTTCTGCCTGAAATCCGCCATTACATTCGGAGCAATCTTCAGCACGATATTGGTCCTGACCAGACTGGCGACAGTTTACCTTGGGGACCATTGGTTACCGGTTGTCTCTATCGTTAGTGGGCTGGTTGATGTTGATGCCATAGCATTTTCATTAAGTGATGCGCAGAAAGCAGGGATCATTTCACTGGATTGTGCCGGCTTCAATCTCGTGCTCGGTGCAATCTCAAATACATTGGTCAAACTTTTTTATGTATTCACTCTTGGAGACCGCAGGCTTTTTCGCCAGTTAGCTATATCATTTATAATAGTCTGTGCTTCAGGTATTATCAGTGTCGCTTTTTATTATCATTTTTAATTTTAAAAAACATTAATGGCTCAACCAAAGGAAGGCACGGCAGCACCGGAACAGTGCGCCGTGCAGAAAGAAAAAAAAGAAAGGATCAGGTCAATTGCCGGGCGCTTAATTGATGATGAAGATCCGTGTCCGGATTAACCTTTGGACAGGCCCGTGTAAGCCAGCGGGAGTGGTGAGGGGTAATCAAGGCATAGGGTTTGATCCAGGTCAGGGCAATGAAAAAGAAGAATCCATAGGCAAATGCCAGTATTGAGGAGATCCTGCCGAATTTCCAGGCGTAGATTGTGGCGGACAGGCTGGAACCCAGCACGATGCCGATAATGGTCTTGCTCCCGAATATGGCCGGGTGCCACAGAATCA comes from uncultured Desulfobacter sp. and encodes:
- a CDS encoding PBP1A family penicillin-binding protein encodes the protein MTKQQSRTQILKKRSKKKEKSIWFSLFMWLFILLFLAVIAGCAAIAAGFFYLSQDLPQINTLNDYRPAIVTNVFSDDGRKIGEFYKERRIVIPLSDMPDNLINAFVAAEDSRFREHPGIDIKSIIRAFIKNFKAGTIVQGGSTITQQVTKSFLLTPEKTYERKLKEVILAYKIEKKLSKDDILFLYLNQIYLGHGAYGVEAASENYFGKHVKDLTLAECAMLAGLPQAPSRYSPFHHPELARQRQVYTLNRMKEEGMISNLEATEAMGAKLDIKPRKNWFIERVPCYTEHVRRYVEKKYGKEMLYTQGLSIHTAVNIELQKIARAAVNKGLIELDQRCGYRGPVKNIPALQVEDFSRTISEELNGSRPVKGEIYKGVVLKVDDYNKVTHVRVGNVTGIIRLATMTWARKPNPKISYQNARIRKPSQALKSGDVIYLKVLEEMTGEREYEFTLYQEPIAQSALLSIEAETGHVKTMIGGRDFKDSQFNRAFQSRRQPGSAFKPILYAAALDKGYTPATIIIDSPVVFEDKLNDRVWKPSNYAHKFYGPTLFRQALIKSRNIVTIKILQDIGIDYLIGYAKKLGITSPFPRDLSISLGSSGVSLFELTKAYSVFSNLGYLIEPVFITEIYDRDNTLLESPKLIRKKVIDMGTAYLMTNLLEGVVQTGTGHRVKALNRPAAGKTGTTNDLHDAWFMGFTPRYTTGVWVGLDQGAPLGRKETGSRAASPIWLDYMKHALEGKSVREFTVPEGIIRVKIDAETGLLPIAQSKNTIFESFKEGTEPTQYTPRPDEVLSTEELFEEGF
- a CDS encoding DUF4010 domain-containing protein; amino-acid sequence: MIQDPSFGQFINFGLAALVGFALGLERDMAGSKNPHAGTRDFILIALIGSVSGYLSQYFQSPWIIVGGFMGALSFLLSGYWIDRKHDTGITTEVAMILTFFLGVLIIIGFKEMAIAIAIIILVILSQKKAIQSFTGKIQRYELQAAIKFLVIIFIILPVFPNQPLSDYIKTTFGTVQTYDESSKKLSIQMDYIPSLQSGDVVILYDSSGEQLGPYTVETRKKKVVHGILKKNVETPPVKGDVLEKTIDIIWIYNILKALNPYKIWLIVILVSFISLVGYVAVKILGPGAGIGLTGFIGGLASSTVTTVSFAKRSLESPAFNRSFAVAILLASAIMFPRLLLEIAIVNQDMLKNITPPILIMGMTGIILALYFSLKNNKENPEHMTSMQLENPFCLKSAITFGAIFSTILVLTRLATVYLGDHWLPVVSIVSGLVDVDAIAFSLSDAQKAGIISLDCAGFNLVLGAISNTLVKLFYVFTLGDRRLFRQLAISFIIVCASGIISVAFYYHF